A genomic region of Brevibacillus sp. JNUCC-41 contains the following coding sequences:
- a CDS encoding DNA translocase FtsK — MKWLNKMKKWFQAEEIIEIEEIIIDEPLDEETLKKMDFSKLSKSKKEEIKVYNQKVEKMSQTPDPDTKILFQYPKGQFKFPLIPDREQNKRKPRERNREENEPKQGKNVTKETTKRPVRDSEPKRRSFDREETSKIVPSNTPFRPTEIPSPIYGFRRPEKKIVPSEEIVEYELESKMPIPKKEGADIEIPVSIPEIPKEVSHEEMTIEPSVLIPEKAEEKREDSEIPAFFRRNSIESLPEEAVSEPDIIEPAVEKEAIEQDQVDFGREVAVSIIEQADDTPPEAISVPEEVAAQSNQPYVSQGTLPEDPSEATPEGQSKRPKKHIPFNVMMLKQDREKNSFMDKMMPEKKSLNSERAVASPDKRPMNDAAETEAGQAKPSAIPERKQEEGRVMPKEGTPIIKSTFLDTKAGSETAAEPENTVESNMGSSSVSRPLLEQEPLSGNGYQEAVYTEAAAESGQGDTPAVYGSVEAEDNPYYVFPNIELLTPPTYAVHDDEWLEEQTLLLDETLKNFNVRAKVVNVTQGPAVTRFEVHPEPGVKVNKVTNLMDDIKLSLAAQDMRMEAPIPGKHTIGIEIPNRKSKPVFLREVLESTEFQEHESPLAVALGLDISGQPIITDLRKMPHGLIAGQTGSGKSVCINTMLVSLLYKATPQELKLLLIDPKMVELAPYNRIPHLVSPVITDVKAATAALKWAVEEMERRYELFVHAGVRDITRFNDQAEKAGQYSSKLPYILVIIDELADLMMMSPADVEEAICRIAQKARACGIHLIVATQRPSVDVITGLIKANIPTRIAFSVSSQVDSRTIIDSGGAEKLLGRGDMLFAENGSSKTVRLQGTFVSDEEIDQVVNHVKLEQQPKYLFEQEDLLNRAEVTEEADELFFEACEFVVSQQAASASSVQRRFRVGYNRAARLIEMMEQRGVVSESRGSRPRDVLITEEELEFLHVN, encoded by the coding sequence TTGAAATGGCTAAATAAGATGAAAAAATGGTTCCAAGCAGAGGAAATTATTGAAATCGAAGAAATAATTATAGATGAGCCGCTAGATGAAGAGACATTAAAGAAAATGGATTTTTCAAAGCTTTCGAAGTCAAAGAAAGAAGAAATAAAAGTTTACAATCAAAAAGTGGAAAAAATGTCCCAGACCCCAGACCCGGATACGAAAATCCTGTTTCAATATCCAAAAGGACAGTTCAAGTTTCCGCTCATTCCAGACCGGGAGCAGAATAAAAGAAAGCCAAGGGAAAGAAATAGGGAAGAAAATGAACCCAAACAGGGGAAAAATGTGACCAAGGAAACAACGAAAAGGCCTGTAAGGGATAGTGAACCAAAACGGAGAAGTTTCGACCGGGAGGAAACCTCAAAAATAGTCCCGTCAAATACTCCATTCCGCCCAACGGAAATCCCTTCACCCATTTATGGGTTCCGTCGTCCGGAAAAAAAAATAGTCCCATCTGAAGAAATTGTCGAATATGAATTAGAAAGCAAAATGCCCATCCCTAAAAAAGAAGGAGCCGATATCGAGATTCCGGTATCGATCCCTGAAATTCCAAAAGAAGTTTCACATGAGGAAATGACGATAGAGCCATCCGTTCTTATACCGGAAAAAGCGGAAGAAAAAAGGGAAGATTCGGAGATACCCGCTTTCTTTCGCAGGAATTCCATAGAGTCTCTGCCAGAAGAAGCTGTAAGCGAGCCTGACATAATTGAGCCTGCGGTGGAAAAAGAGGCTATTGAACAGGACCAGGTCGATTTTGGACGCGAAGTCGCTGTATCCATCATCGAACAGGCCGACGACACACCGCCTGAAGCTATATCGGTACCGGAGGAGGTTGCTGCACAATCAAATCAACCTTACGTCAGTCAAGGGACACTGCCTGAAGATCCATCTGAGGCAACACCTGAAGGGCAGTCTAAACGTCCGAAAAAACATATCCCATTCAATGTGATGATGCTTAAGCAAGACCGGGAAAAAAACAGCTTCATGGATAAGATGATGCCGGAAAAAAAAAGCCTTAATTCGGAAAGGGCAGTAGCTTCACCTGATAAGCGGCCAATGAATGATGCTGCTGAAACGGAGGCAGGACAAGCGAAACCATCCGCCATTCCTGAACGGAAACAGGAGGAGGGCAGAGTTATGCCGAAAGAGGGGACTCCGATCATTAAATCAACCTTTTTGGACACGAAGGCTGGTTCGGAAACCGCCGCCGAGCCTGAAAATACAGTTGAATCCAATATGGGTTCCAGTTCGGTCTCTAGGCCGCTCTTGGAGCAGGAACCCCTTTCTGGAAATGGGTATCAAGAAGCAGTTTATACAGAGGCGGCAGCAGAAAGTGGCCAGGGCGATACCCCGGCAGTTTATGGCTCCGTGGAAGCGGAGGATAATCCATATTATGTGTTTCCGAATATCGAATTGCTGACACCTCCCACTTATGCTGTGCATGATGATGAGTGGCTCGAGGAACAGACTTTATTACTTGATGAGACATTGAAAAATTTCAATGTCCGTGCAAAGGTCGTCAATGTCACTCAAGGACCGGCAGTAACCCGTTTCGAGGTACATCCGGAACCGGGAGTGAAGGTGAATAAGGTGACGAACCTGATGGATGACATCAAATTAAGCCTTGCTGCACAGGATATGCGGATGGAAGCGCCCATTCCCGGTAAACATACAATTGGCATAGAGATTCCGAACAGGAAAAGCAAACCGGTATTTTTGCGTGAGGTTTTGGAAAGTACTGAGTTTCAAGAGCATGAATCACCGCTTGCTGTCGCTTTAGGACTCGATATATCCGGTCAGCCGATCATCACGGATTTGAGAAAGATGCCGCATGGATTGATAGCCGGGCAAACGGGATCGGGGAAAAGTGTCTGTATCAACACGATGCTGGTCAGCTTGCTGTATAAAGCGACGCCGCAGGAGTTGAAATTACTCTTGATTGATCCGAAAATGGTCGAGCTCGCCCCTTATAACCGGATCCCGCATTTGGTCAGTCCAGTCATAACCGATGTCAAAGCCGCTACGGCTGCGTTGAAATGGGCTGTAGAAGAGATGGAACGGCGTTATGAATTGTTTGTACATGCTGGTGTGCGTGATATCACCCGCTTTAATGACCAAGCGGAAAAAGCCGGTCAATATTCAAGCAAGCTGCCTTATATCCTGGTGATCATCGATGAGCTTGCGGATCTAATGATGATGTCCCCGGCTGATGTAGAGGAAGCGATTTGCCGGATTGCGCAAAAGGCCCGTGCCTGCGGCATCCATTTGATTGTAGCCACTCAAAGGCCTTCAGTCGATGTCATAACGGGATTGATCAAGGCAAATATCCCGACAAGGATCGCTTTTTCAGTTTCTTCACAAGTCGACTCCCGTACAATCATCGATAGCGGCGGTGCAGAAAAATTATTGGGAAGAGGAGATATGTTATTCGCTGAAAACGGCTCATCGAAAACGGTGCGCCTGCAAGGGACTTTTGTGAGTGATGAAGAAATCGATCAAGTCGTCAACCACGTTAAACTGGAACAGCAGCCGAAGTACCTGTTTGAACAGGAAGACTTGCTGAACAGGGCCGAGGTCACGGAAGAAGCGGATGAACTGTTTTTCGAGGCATGTGAATTTGTCGTGAGCCAGCAGGCTGCATCTGCATCGAGTGTCCAAAGGCGCTTCCGTGTCGGCTATAACCGTGCAGCGCGTCTAATAGAAATGATGGAGCAACGGGGAGTCGTTTCCGAATCCAGGGGCTCAAGGCCCAGGGATGTATTGATTACGGAAGAAGAACTGGAATTTTTACATGTTAATTAA
- a CDS encoding amidohydrolase, translating into MKSKLMNMLEARKEEMVQIRRHLHENPELSFKEEKTAKYIIDFYNGKDVSIQTNAGNGLGIIVTIEGGKPGKTIGLRADFDALPITEEAEVPFRSKNEGVMHACGHDGHTAYLLVLADCIIELKDSLSGTIKIIHQHAEETPPGGAKSIMESGVLDELDAVFGIHLFPSHPAGVVGYRSGYSMAGRTYFKLAIKGVGGHGSSPHMANDTIVAGAHFVTAIQTVISRRLNPFDMGVVTIGSFDGKGSFNVIKDRIEIEGDVRYMTAETQQLIDKEIHRIVKGIETEFDVQCELTYVPDYPPLYNDPELTEFVKNSLESMNDNDIKNVVEFPVFSGSEDFSYYAEKIPGCFFYIGCKPKGVEKAYFNHHPKFDIDEDALLIASKSVAQVVCSFYEWK; encoded by the coding sequence TTGAAAAGCAAATTAATGAACATGCTGGAAGCCCGTAAAGAGGAAATGGTTCAAATCCGCCGTCATTTACACGAGAATCCGGAGCTATCCTTCAAAGAAGAGAAAACGGCAAAATATATCATTGATTTTTATAACGGGAAAGATGTATCGATTCAAACGAATGCAGGAAATGGATTAGGGATCATCGTGACGATCGAAGGCGGGAAACCAGGGAAAACGATAGGTCTCCGTGCCGATTTCGATGCACTGCCGATTACAGAAGAAGCGGAGGTTCCGTTCCGTTCAAAAAATGAAGGTGTCATGCATGCCTGCGGACACGATGGGCATACCGCTTATTTATTGGTATTGGCAGACTGCATCATTGAGCTGAAAGATTCCCTATCAGGTACGATCAAAATAATTCATCAACATGCAGAAGAAACACCTCCTGGTGGAGCAAAGAGCATCATGGAATCAGGGGTTTTGGATGAACTGGACGCTGTCTTCGGAATCCATTTATTCCCTTCCCATCCAGCAGGGGTCGTCGGGTATCGCAGCGGCTATTCGATGGCTGGACGGACCTATTTCAAATTAGCCATAAAGGGTGTAGGCGGCCATGGTTCCTCCCCGCATATGGCTAATGATACCATTGTGGCAGGCGCCCATTTCGTGACAGCCATACAAACCGTAATCAGCCGTCGCTTGAATCCATTTGATATGGGAGTAGTCACAATCGGCTCCTTCGATGGAAAGGGAAGCTTTAATGTCATTAAAGATCGTATAGAAATTGAAGGGGATGTCCGTTATATGACGGCAGAGACCCAGCAGCTGATCGATAAGGAAATCCACCGGATCGTTAAAGGGATAGAAACGGAATTTGATGTTCAGTGCGAGCTTACATATGTGCCCGATTATCCTCCGTTATATAATGACCCTGAACTGACCGAATTCGTGAAAAATAGCCTGGAAAGCATGAATGACAATGATATTAAGAATGTTGTGGAATTTCCGGTTTTCTCAGGTTCGGAAGATTTTTCGTATTATGCAGAAAAGATTCCTGGCTGCTTCTTTTACATTGGCTGTAAACCGAAAGGAGTGGAGAAGGCCTATTTCAATCACCATCCTAAATTCGACATTGATGAAGATGCCCTTTTGATTGCCTCCAAATCAGTGGCGCAGGTTGTATGCAGTTTTTATGAATGGAAATAG
- a CDS encoding DUF1444 domain-containing protein: MKMDSTKLKNILKERLKDENRTFKFDSKQDTLRVENVKTGKGITIELPPVLANYENVQEKAIDEIIYYVEEALNVMGGEHSMEGKEKFIFPVIRSTSFPMESEEGNPFLFDEHTAETRIFYALDLGKTYRLIDEKMIQRENWQGDRIREIALFNARSLSTEMKSDIVAGNAFYFLNTNDGYDASRILNESWLREMKDKIEGTMAVAIPHQDVIIIADVKNDTGYDILAQMAMSFFASGHVPITALSFLYEENELEPIFIMGKNKKREQ, encoded by the coding sequence ATGAAAATGGACAGCACGAAGCTGAAAAATATCCTGAAAGAACGTTTAAAAGATGAAAATCGCACATTCAAATTCGATAGCAAGCAAGATACGTTACGGGTGGAAAATGTGAAGACCGGGAAGGGAATCACCATCGAGTTGCCTCCTGTACTTGCTAACTATGAAAACGTACAGGAAAAGGCCATCGATGAAATTATCTATTACGTGGAAGAGGCCCTGAATGTGATGGGGGGAGAACACAGCATGGAAGGCAAGGAGAAATTCATTTTCCCAGTCATCCGCTCGACCTCCTTTCCGATGGAATCGGAAGAAGGAAATCCATTTTTATTCGATGAGCATACGGCTGAAACCCGGATTTTTTATGCCCTTGATTTAGGGAAAACCTACCGTCTTATAGATGAAAAGATGATTCAACGGGAAAATTGGCAGGGTGACAGGATCCGTGAAATTGCCCTTTTCAATGCCCGTTCCCTCTCCACTGAAATGAAGTCGGATATCGTTGCAGGTAATGCATTTTATTTTTTGAACACGAATGATGGGTATGATGCCAGCAGGATCCTGAATGAATCATGGCTTCGGGAAATGAAGGACAAGATCGAGGGAACCATGGCTGTTGCCATTCCCCATCAGGATGTCATCATCATTGCCGATGTGAAGAATGATACGGGCTATGATATTCTTGCGCAAATGGCGATGAGCTTCTTTGCCAGCGGGCATGTTCCGATAACGGCTCTATCATTTCTTTACGAAGAAAATGAGTTGGAGCCCATCTTCATTATGGGTAAAAACAAAAAGCGTGAACAATGA
- a CDS encoding thioredoxin family protein, giving the protein MENLQTVEQYDALKNEGKHIFLFSATWCGDCRVIEPIMPEIETKFPDFTFIHVDRDEFIDVCAANDVFGIPSFIAYDNGEELGRFVSKDRKTQEQIEEFIQSL; this is encoded by the coding sequence ATGGAAAATTTACAAACCGTTGAGCAATATGATGCATTGAAAAATGAAGGCAAACATATCTTTCTTTTTTCAGCGACATGGTGCGGGGATTGCCGTGTAATCGAACCGATCATGCCGGAGATCGAAACGAAATTTCCTGATTTTACATTCATTCATGTGGACCGTGATGAATTCATCGATGTGTGTGCAGCGAATGATGTATTCGGCATACCAAGTTTCATCGCGTATGATAATGGTGAAGAGCTAGGCAGATTTGTGAGCAAGGATCGCAAAACGCAAGAACAAATTGAGGAATTCATTCAATCACTATAA
- a CDS encoding YtoQ family protein, which translates to MKLTVYLAGEIHSNWRSELRDKAAALKLPLEFVGPMENHERSDNIGEDILGEQPNPILKDAAASQINNLRTGLLMKKADLVVALFGEKYKQWNTAMDASTAISLGKPLILIRPESHHHALKELSEKASVTVESVNQAMKVLSYIFEEGL; encoded by the coding sequence ATGAAGTTAACCGTGTATCTTGCTGGGGAGATCCATTCGAATTGGAGAAGTGAGCTGAGAGATAAGGCCGCTGCACTGAAGCTCCCTTTAGAATTTGTAGGCCCGATGGAAAATCATGAACGCTCCGATAATATCGGTGAAGATATCCTCGGGGAACAGCCGAATCCCATCCTGAAGGATGCGGCAGCTTCCCAAATCAATAATTTGCGGACAGGTCTTTTGATGAAAAAAGCTGATCTTGTCGTCGCTCTATTTGGCGAGAAATATAAACAGTGGAATACCGCCATGGACGCAAGCACCGCCATTTCCCTGGGTAAACCGCTTATTTTGATTCGTCCGGAATCCCATCATCATGCCTTAAAGGAATTATCGGAAAAGGCGAGTGTCACAGTAGAATCCGTTAATCAAGCGATGAAAGTGCTTTCTTATATTTTTGAAGAAGGGCTGTAA
- a CDS encoding AraC family transcriptional regulator: MGWVESIQKAIEYIEEHLLEDLTIESISRQANASVFHFQRTFTILTDITIGDYIRRRRLTLAAQEISSTNGKVIDLAYKYGYDTPEAFSKAFRRQHGVSPSEARKYMGKLKFYERLVIQVILKGAKPMKYNILERDSFQLIGIKQEFSLVNEENLIGIPKLWEKVNADGTDDRLAKLNNGQIDGLIGVCVDKRAVEKNEMMDYWIGAEYAGIVPEEFSTLTIPASKWVAFEVHGPMPDAIQQAWKRIFSEWFPTSGYEHAGTPELEVYANDDASNPDYYSEIWIPIKKG; the protein is encoded by the coding sequence ATGGGGTGGGTTGAATCAATCCAAAAGGCCATCGAATATATCGAGGAGCACTTATTGGAGGACCTGACGATCGAGAGCATTTCCAGGCAGGCGAATGCCTCAGTTTTTCATTTTCAACGGACTTTCACCATTTTAACGGATATAACCATTGGTGACTATATTCGTCGTCGAAGACTGACCTTAGCGGCCCAGGAGATTTCATCAACAAATGGCAAGGTCATTGATTTAGCCTACAAGTATGGCTATGACACCCCCGAGGCATTCTCGAAAGCTTTTCGAAGGCAGCATGGGGTATCTCCAAGCGAAGCCCGAAAGTATATGGGGAAACTGAAATTCTATGAACGCCTGGTAATACAGGTGATTCTGAAAGGGGCAAAACCGATGAAATACAATATCCTTGAAAGGGATTCCTTTCAATTGATTGGAATCAAGCAGGAGTTTTCCTTGGTTAATGAAGAGAATTTGATCGGGATTCCAAAGTTGTGGGAGAAAGTGAATGCGGATGGAACAGATGATAGGTTAGCTAAGTTGAACAATGGCCAAATAGATGGCTTGATTGGTGTATGTGTCGATAAGCGGGCTGTGGAAAAAAATGAAATGATGGATTATTGGATAGGTGCAGAGTATGCCGGGATAGTGCCTGAAGAGTTTTCAACCCTGACGATACCGGCTTCCAAGTGGGTTGCATTCGAAGTTCACGGACCTATGCCTGATGCCATCCAACAAGCTTGGAAACGAATTTTTTCCGAATGGTTCCCTACCAGCGGTTATGAACATGCCGGAACTCCAGAATTGGAAGTATACGCGAATGATGACGCTTCAAACCCTGACTATTACTCTGAAATTTGGATTCCCATAAAAAAGGGATAA
- a CDS encoding DUF84 family protein: MKIAVGSKNPAKVSAVLGVYEDAEIISLQVESGVPEQPFSDEETMEGAMTRARNCLIHSDAEMGIGLEGGVVKMGQVLFLCNWGAMATRDGEVFVAAGARIPIPGIVAEKLLDGEELGPVMDAFTRQENISKKEGAIGVFTNERITRGDMFLHIMTMLAGQHEYKLKMKKQEF, encoded by the coding sequence TTGAAAATAGCAGTAGGCAGTAAGAATCCGGCGAAAGTAAGTGCCGTGCTAGGTGTATATGAAGATGCAGAAATCATTTCGCTTCAAGTGGAGAGCGGGGTCCCGGAACAGCCTTTTTCAGACGAGGAAACGATGGAGGGGGCAATGACACGTGCCCGGAACTGCTTGATTCACAGTGATGCCGAAATGGGCATCGGGCTTGAAGGCGGTGTCGTGAAAATGGGACAAGTCCTGTTTTTGTGTAATTGGGGTGCAATGGCAACAAGGGACGGTGAGGTCTTTGTAGCTGCCGGAGCGAGAATCCCAATTCCGGGAATTGTTGCTGAGAAGCTGCTGGACGGTGAAGAGTTGGGCCCAGTGATGGACGCCTTCACAAGGCAAGAGAATATTAGCAAAAAGGAAGGAGCGATCGGCGTATTTACAAATGAGCGAATCACCAGGGGGGACATGTTCCTTCATATCATGACGATGCTTGCCGGTCAACACGAGTATAAGCTGAAAATGAAAAAACAGGAGTTTTGA
- a CDS encoding M42 family metallopeptidase translates to MNHETLELFKTLTELPGASGNEHAVRSFMKRELEKYSDEIVQDRLGGIFGVKRGDEDGPTVLVAGHMDEVGFMVTSVTENGMIRFQTLGGWWSQVLLAQRVEIITDNGPVIGVIASIPPHLLDESQRSKPMDIKNMLIDIGADDKEDVKRIGIKPGQQIVPICPFTPMANEKKILAKAWDNRYGCGLAIELLKDLKGETLPNILYSGATVQEEVGLRGAQTAAHMIKPDLFFALDASPANDMSGSKNEFGQLGKGALLRIFDRSMVTHRGMREFILDTAESNEIPYQYFVSQGGTDAGQVHIANEGIPSGVIGICSRYIHTHASMIHIDDYAAARELIGKLVRSCDKTTFETLINNG, encoded by the coding sequence ATGAATCATGAGACTTTGGAGCTTTTTAAAACATTGACGGAATTACCGGGAGCCTCGGGAAATGAACATGCAGTTCGGAGTTTCATGAAGAGGGAGCTGGAAAAGTATTCGGATGAAATCGTCCAGGATCGCCTTGGCGGAATATTTGGCGTAAAAAGAGGCGATGAGGATGGGCCGACTGTACTAGTTGCCGGACACATGGATGAAGTGGGATTCATGGTCACCTCCGTAACAGAAAACGGAATGATCCGCTTTCAGACTTTGGGAGGCTGGTGGAGTCAAGTGCTATTGGCCCAAAGAGTCGAGATCATAACCGATAACGGTCCGGTCATTGGTGTCATCGCTTCGATTCCGCCCCATTTGCTTGATGAATCGCAACGCTCAAAACCAATGGATATCAAAAATATGCTGATTGATATCGGTGCGGATGATAAGGAAGATGTGAAGAGAATCGGTATAAAGCCAGGTCAGCAGATTGTACCGATTTGTCCATTCACTCCCATGGCCAATGAGAAGAAAATCCTCGCAAAAGCGTGGGATAATCGTTACGGCTGCGGACTTGCGATAGAATTGTTAAAGGATTTAAAAGGTGAAACGTTACCGAATATCTTATATTCCGGGGCAACCGTCCAGGAGGAAGTTGGATTAAGGGGTGCGCAAACTGCAGCTCATATGATCAAACCGGATCTTTTCTTCGCTTTGGATGCAAGTCCGGCGAATGATATGTCCGGCAGTAAGAATGAATTTGGCCAGCTAGGAAAAGGGGCACTGCTCCGCATTTTCGATCGTTCGATGGTCACTCATCGCGGCATGAGGGAATTCATCCTTGATACGGCCGAGTCGAATGAGATTCCATATCAATATTTCGTATCCCAAGGCGGCACGGATGCAGGGCAAGTCCATATTGCAAACGAAGGCATTCCAAGCGGGGTGATTGGCATTTGTTCCCGCTATATTCATACACATGCATCCATGATTCATATTGATGATTATGCCGCTGCACGTGAACTGATTGGGAAATTGGTTCGTTCCTGTGATAAAACGACATTCGAGACCTTGATTAATAACGGTTGA
- a CDS encoding PepSY domain-containing protein, translating to MNWKTFLLGTAAGFAAGYATKQLLDQSSKPSPDKVLAQVKETVKKDGNIYGSWILMKPESFTKNDLDYEVYKGGITRNTEGKREQFEFVADASTGTILELNAQND from the coding sequence ATGAATTGGAAAACGTTTTTATTAGGTACTGCAGCCGGGTTTGCTGCTGGCTATGCGACAAAACAGCTATTGGATCAATCAAGTAAACCTTCTCCCGATAAAGTCTTGGCCCAAGTGAAGGAAACGGTCAAAAAGGATGGAAATATATATGGCTCATGGATTTTGATGAAGCCGGAGAGCTTTACAAAAAATGACTTGGACTATGAAGTGTACAAAGGCGGGATCACCAGAAACACAGAGGGTAAACGCGAGCAATTCGAATTTGTCGCAGATGCCTCAACAGGAACGATATTGGAGCTTAATGCGCAAAATGATTGA
- a CDS encoding YtnP family quorum-quenching lactonase — translation METMQIGEIKLTWLNGGVTHLDGGAMFGVVPKPLWAKKYPVNENNQIELRTDPILVQANGLNMLIDSGIGNGKLNDKQKRNFGVTEESNLVEDLGRLGIQPNDIDYILMTHLHFDHACGLTKREGETWVPVFERAEIITTQTEWVEMKNPNIRSKSTYWAENWEAVASLVRPFEGEQEITDGIKMIHTGGHSDGHAIIIIEDGGDRLIHMADIMPTHAHANVLWVLAYDDYPMTSIEAKEKWMKSGLQNGSWYSFYHDAQYCAIKWDVTGKEIIAKLKRKR, via the coding sequence ATGGAAACGATGCAAATAGGGGAAATTAAATTAACATGGTTGAATGGCGGTGTGACTCACTTGGATGGCGGTGCGATGTTTGGTGTTGTACCGAAACCGCTTTGGGCCAAGAAGTATCCTGTTAACGAAAATAACCAAATCGAGTTACGCACGGATCCGATTTTGGTGCAGGCCAACGGATTGAACATGCTTATAGATTCCGGTATCGGCAATGGAAAGCTGAATGACAAGCAGAAGCGGAATTTTGGGGTGACGGAGGAATCCAATCTTGTCGAAGATCTTGGCAGACTTGGGATTCAGCCAAATGATATCGATTACATTTTAATGACCCATCTACATTTCGACCATGCCTGCGGTTTGACGAAACGTGAAGGTGAAACTTGGGTGCCTGTTTTCGAGCGAGCAGAAATCATTACGACCCAAACTGAATGGGTGGAAATGAAAAACCCGAATATTCGTTCAAAAAGTACATATTGGGCAGAAAACTGGGAGGCTGTCGCTTCTCTTGTACGCCCTTTTGAAGGTGAGCAGGAAATTACGGACGGCATTAAAATGATCCATACCGGTGGGCATAGTGATGGTCATGCGATCATCATCATTGAGGATGGTGGGGATAGACTGATTCACATGGCAGATATCATGCCGACGCACGCGCATGCGAATGTCCTCTGGGTCCTCGCTTATGACGATTATCCCATGACTTCCATTGAAGCAAAGGAAAAGTGGATGAAATCCGGACTGCAAAATGGGTCCTGGTATAGCTTTTACCATGATGCCCAATACTGTGCCATCAAATGGGATGTAACCGGTAAGGAAATAATAGCCAAATTGAAACGGAAGCGATAA
- the trmB gene encoding tRNA (guanosine(46)-N7)-methyltransferase TrmB → MRLRNKPWAEDRLNDFPQYVIHQPVSHKGKWHEVFGNDNPLYIEVGTGKGRFITEMAKAHPDVNFIGIEVYGSVIVAALDLLIEADVPNLKLLNVDAANLGDYFAKGDVDRVYLNFSDPWPKSRHAKRRLTYKTFLEVYEGILPDKGEIHFKTDNQGLFESSLKSISEYGMLLKYVSLDLHNSSFEGNIMTEYEEKFSSKGNRIYRLEAMFQ, encoded by the coding sequence ATGCGTTTAAGAAATAAACCTTGGGCTGAAGACCGTTTGAATGATTTTCCACAATATGTAATTCATCAGCCAGTGAGCCATAAAGGTAAATGGCATGAAGTTTTCGGTAACGATAATCCGTTATATATTGAAGTGGGTACCGGAAAAGGCCGTTTCATCACAGAAATGGCAAAAGCCCATCCTGATGTGAATTTCATTGGAATTGAAGTATATGGAAGCGTCATTGTAGCAGCTTTGGATTTGCTGATTGAAGCGGATGTTCCAAATTTAAAGCTGTTGAATGTTGATGCAGCAAACTTAGGGGACTATTTTGCAAAAGGTGACGTGGACCGCGTCTACTTGAATTTCTCTGATCCATGGCCGAAATCACGTCATGCAAAACGTCGGTTAACGTATAAGACCTTCCTCGAAGTATATGAAGGCATCCTTCCAGACAAAGGCGAAATCCACTTCAAGACGGATAACCAAGGGTTATTCGAATCTTCCTTGAAAAGTATTTCCGAGTACGGCATGCTTTTGAAATATGTAAGCCTTGATCTTCACAATAGCAGTTTTGAAGGCAACATCATGACTGAATATGAAGAAAAGTTCTCGAGTAAAGGCAACCGGATATACAGATTGGAAGCAATGTTCCAATAA
- a CDS encoding YtzH-like family protein gives MPLSHEHQMSLLKDILTNHQTDCCGSVSECEQVERLVKSLMINMEIDSNVKPILTEIYEYSRTGIGTADLDAHISTHQNDLSQWVDDIDQF, from the coding sequence ATGCCGCTTTCCCATGAACATCAAATGTCACTATTAAAAGATATATTGACCAACCATCAAACAGACTGCTGTGGATCCGTTTCTGAATGTGAACAGGTTGAAAGGCTCGTCAAATCCCTAATGATCAATATGGAAATTGACAGCAATGTGAAACCGATTCTGACGGAGATTTACGAATACAGTCGAACAGGCATCGGTACCGCCGATTTAGATGCACATATTTCAACCCACCAGAACGACCTGTCCCAGTGGGTGGATGATATCGATCAATTCTGA